A genomic region of Magnolia sinica isolate HGM2019 chromosome 6, MsV1, whole genome shotgun sequence contains the following coding sequences:
- the LOC131249696 gene encoding pentatricopeptide repeat-containing protein At1g63330-like gives MSSRRAAAAAAQKGKTLSSPASIEITISALDSKITENKIPTPTQFNHLVNDLFNSIRAGAFVRLEDAAGLFNRMVRTQPLPSIQTFNRLLTTIAKMKHYSTVISFHREMNWLGIPSNIYTWSILLNCFCRLNGVRSGFAVLSNILKRGHEPNVVTLATFIKGFCMEGRIGEASSFFLKTVEMGYPYNVVSFGILIDDLCKSGNNGMALGLLRKMEKGAVKCSPNFAVYNTIIDSLCKDGLTSKALNLFSEMVGKGIQPDVFTYSSLIHRLCNLGQWKEAMSLFEEMSNRGISPNVTTFNILVNALCKEGMVKEAHGLLEWMTQRGEEPNVITYSALMNGYCFIGQMDAALKIFDYMVCKGHKPSVVTYAMLINGYCKKQMADEAIWLFREMPCKGLKPDVATYSTLIGGLYRVRRIVATQELFNEMQAHGQCPDLITYTILMDGLCKSDRPVEAMKLLNEMQIRGIQPDNKVIDVLINGMCDAGELKYAKELFSWASTTGLGNNVRTYNMLINGLCKEGLLEEANGLFLQMEEKGFQPDSVTFNALIRGFLQKNETLRAMQLLGEMAKRHFSVDASTATMLVGLLTEDEKGQEYLGMLHKFVP, from the coding sequence ATGTCATCGAGAAGAGCTGCCGCTGCCGCTGCTCAAAAGGGTAAAACTCTCTCCTCTCCAGCTTCTATTGAAATTACCATTTctgcccttgattctaaaatcACAGAGAACAAGATCCCGACTCCAACCCAATTCAACCATTTGGTGAATGATCTATTCAATTCGATTCGAGCCGGTGCTTTTGTGAGGTTAGAGGATGCAGCGGGCCTCTTCAATCGTATGGTCCGCACGCAGCCGCTGCCTTCAATCCAGACCTTTAATCGCCTGTTAACTACTATTGCTAAAATGAAACACTATTCGACCGTGATTTCTTTTCATCGGGAGATGAATTGGTTAGGGATCCCATCCAATATCTATACTTGGAGCATTCTTCTCAATTGTTTCTGCCGCTTGAATGGGGTCCGTTCCGGTTTCGCTGTTCTCAGCAACATCCTGAAACGTGGCCATGAGCCGAATGTCGTGACTCTGGCTACTTTTATTAAGGGGTTTTGTATGGAAGGGCGGATTGGGGAAGCGAGTAGTTTCTTTCTGAAGACGGTAGAAATGGGATATCCTTATAATGTGGTGTCGTTTGGGATACTAATTGACGATCTTTGCAAGTCGGGGAACAACGGAATGGCTCTTGGGTTGCTTCGGAAAATGGAGAAGGGAGCGGTTAAATGTAGTCCTAACTTTGCTGTTTATAACACAATCATCGACAGTCTATGCAAAGATGGGCTCACAAGCAAGGCGCTTAACCTCTTCTCAGAAATGGTTGGTAAAGGGATTCAGCCGGATGTTTTCACTTACAGTTCTTTAATTCATAGACTATGCAATTTAGGGCAGTGGAAAGAAGCAATGAGTCTGTTTGAGGAAATGTCGAATCGAGGAATCTCACCCAATGTGACAACCTTCAACATATTGGTGAATGCTCTTTGCAAAGAAGGAATGGTTAAAGAAGCCCATGGATTACTAGAATGGATGACCCAGAGAGGTGAGGAGCCTAATGTAATCACATATAGTGCATTGATGAATGGCTACTGTTttattggccaaatggatgccgCCTTAAAGATATTTGATTACATGGTGTGTAAAGGTCATAAGCCTAGTGTCGTGACTTATGCCATGTTAATCAATGGCTATTGCAAGAAGCAGATGGCAGACGAGGCTATTTGGCTTTTCCGAGAAATGCCTTGCAAGGGATTGAAGCCCGATGTTGCTACTTACAGCACTCTTATAGGTGGGCTATACCGGGTTAGGAGAATTGTGGCTACACAAGAGCTCTTCAATGAGATGCAAGCTCATGGACAATGTCCGGATCTCATCACATACACAATTTTGATGGATGGGCTGTGTAAAAGTGATCGTCCTGTTGAGGCAATGAAACTACTTAATGAGATGCAAATTAGAGGAATTCAACCAGATAATAAAGTTATTGATGTCCTTATCAATGGGATGTGCGACGCTGGGGAACTTAAATATGCGAAGGAGCTTTTCAGTTGGGCCTCCACCACGGGCTTGGGGAATAATGTTAGGACATATAACATGTTAATCAATGGGCTCTGTAAAGAAGGGCTTTTGGAGGAAGCTAATGGATTGTTCTTGCAAATGGAAGAGAAGGGTTTCCAACCAGACAGTGTCACCTTCAATGCTTTAATTAGGGGCTTTCTACAAAAGAATGAGACCCTCAGGGCAATGCAACTTCTCGGGGAAATGGCTAAAAGACATTTTTCGGTGGATGCATCCACCGCAACTATGTTAGTGGGCTTGCTCACAGAGGACGAAAAAGGTCAAGAATACCTGGGAATGCTTCATAAATTTGTGCCCTAG